The window TTTTAGGCTTCATCTGCATATCCATAGGTTTGATTTGCTTTTCAGTCAAACCTAATAGTTCTTTGTAAGTGGGTTTATTCATATTTATTCCATTTTCTCTCTATTATTCTCGGTGTAATTATGTGATGTTTGACATAATGTGTCCGTTTCATTATACAATAAATTAATTTGAATGCACCATAAAAAACTCTAAATTTTAAACTCGAGTTTTTTAAAAGGTATATTGATTTTCAATTTTTCAATTAAAAAATTACTAAGTTCTTTTTTTTGCATATAACAATCTAAAATCTTCAATCTGTTTTTGAAGTTTTTCGATTTTTTTGTAAAAGGTAAGTAACCTTAAGCATGCATCATAATATGCTTTAGATTCCATGAAATTTGGTTCATATAAAAAGTCTCTAAATATTTGATGACAAATATAATTTCTTTCACCTGTTATTTGCTTAAGTAAGCCATACTCTTTTTTTCCTAAAGAAGGATTCTTATCTGAGTTATCTAATGATTCTAATTCAAACACTGTATTACCTAATGTCCAACTAGAAATCACATTCATATTTTGTAATGGGTCACCATTTTTCATCAAGGCATATAACCATTTAATATCATGCTCAATGGTCTGACAATATTCAATTGTTTTACCAACATAGAGCATAAAATCTTTATATGCCAATATTTCCATTAAAATCACCAATAAAATTATACCACAATCAAAATAATTATCTCTCTTTATTTTTTCAGAAAGAAAAAGGACATTTACGTCCTTTTAATTTTTTCTAAAGGCTTGCCCTTAGCAAGCTCATCAATTAACTTATCTAAATATCTAAATTCTTTCACATAAGGATCCATAATCTCTTCCAAGCTAACACCACAGACTTTGCCCGTAATGAGATGACGATTAGGATTTAATTTAGAACTTTTCATAAAAAAATCGTAATAAAGTAAATCTGTTTCTAGAAACGAAATTAGCTCAGATTTTGTATAGCCTGTTAGCCAGGACGTTATTTCATATACTTCTTCAGCAGTTCTATTTTTCTTTATTGCTTTTTGAAGTAACATAGGAAAAACATCTTTATATTTCATTTTCATTAATCTATGATTAGCTTCATTCATTTATTTTATCTCCAAACTTTCTAATTTAGATAATATTTTTTTCGCATCATCTTTATACCAAGTTGGATATCTATCATCATTGATGGTTTCTTTAATTTTATCATTGTATTTCGTATTTTTTTGTCTTAATAGAATGGTAAGTGCATTTCTAAGCAGAATGGTTTTTCCACGCCAAGTATATGCATGCTTCCCATATTTTTCTAAAAATGCTTTATTAGATAAGTCAAACAAATCATTAATGATAACATATGAAGTTGGTTTTTCTCTAAAGGCCTCAATGCGTTCTGAGTTAACCCCTTTATTAAAAGGACAAACTCTTTGACATATATCACAACCTAATAAGTATTGATTTTTGTCAATTTCTTCATCTGTTAAACTTCTTTTTTCTTGGTTATAACCACTCATACATTTATCCCAATCAAAACCATTTGTTAAAGCTTTAACTGGACAAGATTTAATACAAATTGTACATTCACCACATGACAATGTATTTTCAATAATCACTTCAGGGTATTTCTTTTTAGTTAGTACCAATCCAATAAAGAAGAAACTTCCAAAGTCTTTATTAATCATCAAGTTATTTTTTCCACGAAATGCTAATCCAGTCATTTCTAAACATTTACGCTCATCAATGGTATGATTATCTACTAAAAACTTAAACTCATCGTCTATATCCTTTAATGATTCATGCATTAACTCTTTTAATACATCATGATAATCATAACCATATGTATACATTGATGCAGTTAAACGATCTTTTTCGTGTCTTAAGTATTTATTAGGATATGCAAGTCCAACAACAAAAACGGATTCAAACCCAACTAAATTATGATCAAACTTCTTTTTTAAGTAACGATCAACATCAATTGTACCCACAAAGTCGAAAGCTTCACTTAACCTTTCAAATACCATATTGC of the Acholeplasma hippikon genome contains:
- a CDS encoding epoxyqueuosine reductase yields the protein MVFERLSEAFDFVGTIDVDRYLKKKFDHNLVGFESVFVVGLAYPNKYLRHEKDRLTASMYTYGYDYHDVLKELMHESLKDIDDEFKFLVDNHTIDERKCLEMTGLAFRGKNNLMINKDFGSFFFIGLVLTKKKYPEVIIENTLSCGECTICIKSCPVKALTNGFDWDKCMSGYNQEKRSLTDEEIDKNQYLLGCDICQRVCPFNKGVNSERIEAFREKPTSYVIINDLFDLSNKAFLEKYGKHAYTWRGKTILLRNALTILLRQKNTKYNDKIKETINDDRYPTWYKDDAKKILSKLESLEIK
- a CDS encoding DUF2200 family protein — its product is MNEANHRLMKMKYKDVFPMLLQKAIKKNRTAEEVYEITSWLTGYTKSELISFLETDLLYYDFFMKSSKLNPNRHLITGKVCGVSLEEIMDPYVKEFRYLDKLIDELAKGKPLEKIKRT